Proteins from a genomic interval of Pseudomonas sp. RC10:
- the zwf gene encoding glucose-6-phosphate dehydrogenase, giving the protein MGLTRSKQKAAVAPATTLFLFGAHGDLVKRLLMPALYNLFRDGLVGEDLHIVGVDHNTVSDADFAKKLEDFIRQEAASKVAEGGKEPLDPALWGGLAKRITYITGDFLDDGTYAAIDDKIKSTGTQNAVFYLATAPRFFSEVTKRLGSSGLMTEGDDHFRRVVIEKPFGHDLPSAVALNACLLKVMSEKQIYRIDHYLGKETVQNILVSRFSNGLFESFWNNHYIDHVQITAAETVGVETRGGFYETTGALRDMVPNHLFQLLAMVAMEPPAAFGADAVRGEKAKVIGAIRPWSEMEALANSVRGQYTEGTVGDKKVPGYRQEDRVAEDSTTETYVALKVMVDNWRWVGVPFYLRTGKRMSVRDTEIAICFKPAPYAQFRDTDVDKVEPNFLKIQIQPDEGMWFDLQAKKPGPTLDMQTIELGFAYKDFFEMQPSTGYETLIYDCLTGDQTLFQRADNIENGWRAVQPFIDAWTKDAHVETYQAGEDGPAAADELLARDGHSWQRLG; this is encoded by the coding sequence ATGGGTTTAACCCGAAGCAAGCAAAAGGCTGCGGTCGCTCCGGCGACCACTCTGTTCCTGTTTGGCGCCCACGGCGACCTGGTCAAGCGGCTGTTGATGCCAGCCCTCTACAACCTGTTCCGTGACGGACTGGTCGGTGAGGACCTGCACATCGTCGGCGTTGACCACAACACCGTCAGCGACGCCGACTTCGCCAAGAAGCTAGAGGATTTCATTCGCCAGGAGGCGGCCAGCAAGGTCGCCGAAGGCGGAAAAGAGCCCTTGGACCCGGCGTTATGGGGCGGTCTGGCCAAGCGCATCACCTACATCACTGGCGATTTTCTCGACGACGGCACCTATGCGGCCATCGACGACAAGATCAAGAGCACCGGCACCCAAAACGCTGTGTTCTATCTGGCCACGGCGCCGCGTTTCTTCAGTGAAGTGACCAAGCGTCTGGGATCGTCCGGACTGATGACGGAAGGCGACGATCATTTCCGTCGCGTGGTGATCGAGAAGCCGTTCGGGCACGACCTGCCCAGTGCGGTGGCGCTGAATGCGTGCTTGCTGAAGGTGATGAGCGAGAAGCAGATCTACCGGATCGACCACTATCTGGGCAAGGAAACGGTGCAGAACATTCTGGTCAGCCGTTTCTCCAACGGCCTGTTCGAGTCGTTCTGGAACAACCATTACATCGATCACGTGCAGATCACGGCGGCTGAAACCGTGGGCGTCGAAACCCGTGGCGGTTTCTATGAAACCACCGGCGCACTGCGCGACATGGTGCCCAATCACCTGTTCCAATTATTGGCGATGGTGGCCATGGAACCGCCCGCGGCGTTTGGTGCGGATGCGGTCCGCGGTGAAAAGGCCAAGGTCATCGGCGCCATTCGGCCATGGTCGGAAATGGAAGCGCTGGCCAACTCCGTGCGCGGGCAATACACCGAGGGCACCGTGGGCGACAAGAAAGTCCCCGGTTACCGCCAGGAGGATCGTGTGGCCGAAGACAGCACCACGGAAACCTACGTCGCGCTCAAGGTCATGGTTGATAACTGGCGTTGGGTCGGCGTGCCGTTTTACCTGCGCACAGGCAAGCGCATGAGCGTGCGTGACACCGAGATCGCCATCTGTTTCAAACCCGCGCCGTACGCCCAGTTCCGGGACACCGACGTGGACAAGGTTGAGCCGAACTTCCTGAAAATCCAGATTCAGCCGGACGAAGGCATGTGGTTCGACCTGCAAGCCAAGAAGCCGGGGCCAACGCTGGACATGCAGACCATCGAGTTGGGGTTTGCCTATAAGGACTTCTTCGAGATGCAGCCGTCGACCGGGTATGAAACCCTGATCTACGACTGCCTGACCGGCGACCAGACCCTGTTCCAGCGTGCCGACAACATTGAAAACGGCTGGCGGGCCGTGCAGCCGTTCATTGATGCGTGGACCAAAGATGCTCACGTCGAGACGTATCAGGCGGGTGAAGATGGCCCGGCGGCGGCCGATGAGCTGCTGGCTCGTGATGGTCACAGCTGGCAACGCCTCGGATGA
- the gnd gene encoding phosphogluconate dehydrogenase (NAD(+)-dependent, decarboxylating), translated as MQLGIVGLGRMGGNIARRLMLNGHTTVVYDRDEQSRTVLANEGSTPATDLKSLVAALDKPRAVWVMLPAGAPTEDTINVLADLLDKDDVIIDGGNTFYKDDVRRSHALKEKGLHYVDVGTSGGVWGLERGYCMMIGGETEVVNRLDPLFKTLAPGIGNIPRTKDRAKDADPRAEQGYIHAGPPGAGHFVKMIHNGIEYGMMQAFAEGFDILKTKNSENLPEDQRFDLNMGDIAEVWRRGSVVSSWLLDLTADALATDPQLNAYSGSVADSGEGRWTIEAAMEQAVPVPVLSTSLFARFRSRQQSTYGDKMLSAMRFGFGGHKEPK; from the coding sequence ATGCAACTCGGGATTGTTGGACTAGGCCGCATGGGCGGCAACATCGCACGTCGACTGATGCTCAATGGCCACACGACAGTCGTTTACGATCGCGATGAGCAGTCTCGCACCGTGCTCGCCAACGAAGGTTCGACGCCGGCCACCGACCTCAAGTCACTGGTGGCTGCGCTGGACAAGCCGCGAGCCGTCTGGGTGATGCTGCCAGCGGGCGCTCCGACCGAAGACACCATCAATGTGCTGGCTGATCTGCTCGATAAAGACGACGTGATCATCGACGGTGGCAACACCTTTTATAAGGACGACGTGCGTCGCTCCCACGCGCTGAAAGAGAAGGGCCTGCACTACGTTGATGTCGGCACATCTGGCGGCGTCTGGGGCCTGGAGCGCGGCTACTGCATGATGATCGGCGGTGAAACCGAGGTGGTGAACCGCCTTGACCCGCTGTTCAAGACCCTGGCCCCCGGCATCGGCAACATCCCCCGCACCAAGGACCGGGCCAAGGACGCCGACCCTCGCGCTGAGCAGGGCTATATCCATGCTGGCCCGCCGGGCGCCGGTCACTTCGTGAAGATGATCCACAACGGCATCGAATACGGAATGATGCAGGCCTTCGCCGAAGGCTTTGACATCCTCAAGACCAAAAACTCGGAAAACCTGCCGGAAGACCAGCGCTTCGATCTGAACATGGGCGACATCGCCGAAGTCTGGCGTCGCGGCAGTGTCGTCTCCTCCTGGCTGCTGGACCTGACCGCCGATGCACTGGCGACCGATCCTCAGCTCAATGCCTATTCCGGCTCCGTGGCCGACAGCGGTGAAGGCCGCTGGACCATTGAAGCCGCGATGGAGCAGGCCGTACCGGTCCCGGTGCTGTCCACTTCTCTGTTTGCCCGCTTCCGCTCCCGTCAACAAAGCACGTACGGCGACAAGATGCTCTCCGCCATGCGTTTCGGTTTTGGTGGTCATAAGGAACCAAAATAA
- a CDS encoding DUF6026 family protein, translating into MGTVLPASVPQTLYVTVRRDELRQLREERDQLQKKVAQMALMLQHAQLANGTALHA; encoded by the coding sequence ATGGGCACAGTACTACCGGCAAGCGTTCCACAGACTCTGTACGTTACCGTCCGTCGCGATGAGCTGCGTCAGCTCCGCGAAGAACGTGACCAGCTGCAAAAGAAAGTCGCCCAAATGGCCCTGATGCTGCAACACGCACAGCTCGCCAACGGCACGGCCCTTCACGCCTGA
- a CDS encoding phosphoethanolamine transferase CptA — MATMKRSTPTPKGFDWAGVAWLFLFFWYFSGITQLLIQLTGITGFAGFRQAFLMSGIWLAPMFLFPGKTRVMAAVIGVVLWACSMASLGYFFIYQQEFSQSVIFIMFESNVSEAGEYMTQYFAWWIVLAFIAHTAFAIFLWTRLRPVYMPRGRAWVVATALLVAIIGYPLAKQMSRFDTTAAGLEAFESRIEPAVPWQMLVAYHRYTQQLDSMQDMLTTSSNIPPLKNLKDQQAGLPTTLVLVIGESTNRGRMHLYGYPRQTTPNLDAMKSELQVFDNVITPRPYTIEALQQVLTFADEENPDLYLKTPSIVSVMKQAGYKTFWITNQQTMTKRNTMLTTFSEQADEQVYLNNNRNQNARQYDGDVLEPFAKALTDAAPRKLIVVHLLGTHMAYQYRYPETYEKFTGRDGVPAAIDDSKLEMYNSYDNAVLYNDFVVSSLIKTYSKADPNGFLLYLSDHGEDVYDSPGHNTLGRNEGKPTIPMYTVPFIAYASPKWRETHNWSFDSIHSRPYSSSNLIHTWAQLAGLSFDELDSTKSLVSLDFKARPRLIGDPYAQKGLSDFAGMEKAATQEAPMPEVANK, encoded by the coding sequence ATGGCAACGATGAAACGGAGCACCCCCACTCCGAAGGGTTTTGACTGGGCCGGCGTGGCCTGGCTTTTCCTGTTCTTCTGGTACTTTTCCGGAATCACCCAACTGCTGATCCAACTGACCGGCATCACCGGCTTCGCGGGCTTTCGCCAGGCGTTCCTGATGAGCGGTATCTGGCTGGCGCCGATGTTCCTGTTCCCTGGCAAGACCCGTGTCATGGCGGCCGTCATCGGTGTCGTGCTGTGGGCCTGCTCCATGGCGAGCCTGGGCTACTTCTTCATCTATCAGCAAGAATTCTCGCAAAGCGTCATTTTCATCATGTTCGAGTCGAACGTCTCTGAGGCGGGCGAATACATGACGCAGTACTTCGCCTGGTGGATCGTGCTGGCGTTCATCGCCCACACCGCCTTTGCGATTTTCCTCTGGACCCGCCTGCGGCCCGTGTACATGCCCCGTGGCCGTGCCTGGGTCGTTGCCACTGCGCTGCTGGTGGCGATCATCGGCTACCCGCTGGCGAAACAGATGTCACGCTTCGACACGACGGCTGCCGGCCTTGAAGCCTTCGAATCGCGCATCGAACCCGCCGTGCCCTGGCAGATGCTGGTGGCGTACCACCGCTACACCCAGCAACTGGACAGCATGCAGGACATGCTCACCACCAGCAGCAATATCCCGCCGCTGAAAAACCTCAAGGATCAACAGGCCGGCCTGCCGACCACGCTGGTGCTGGTCATCGGTGAATCGACCAACCGTGGCCGCATGCATCTGTATGGCTACCCACGGCAGACCACGCCGAATCTGGACGCCATGAAAAGCGAGCTGCAGGTGTTCGATAACGTCATCACCCCGCGTCCGTACACGATCGAAGCGTTGCAGCAAGTGCTGACCTTCGCTGACGAGGAAAATCCGGACCTGTACCTGAAGACCCCGTCCATCGTCAGCGTGATGAAGCAGGCGGGTTACAAGACCTTCTGGATCACCAACCAGCAGACGATGACCAAGCGCAACACCATGCTCACCACGTTCTCCGAGCAGGCGGACGAGCAGGTCTACCTGAACAACAACCGCAATCAGAACGCCCGCCAGTACGACGGCGACGTGCTGGAGCCGTTCGCCAAGGCCCTCACCGATGCCGCGCCGCGCAAGCTGATCGTCGTTCACTTGCTGGGCACGCACATGGCCTATCAGTACCGCTACCCGGAAACCTACGAGAAATTCACCGGTCGTGACGGCGTGCCTGCGGCCATCGATGACAGCAAGCTGGAGATGTACAACAGCTACGACAACGCAGTGCTGTACAACGATTTCGTGGTGTCGAGCCTGATCAAGACCTACAGCAAGGCGGACCCGAACGGCTTCCTGCTGTACCTGTCCGACCACGGCGAAGACGTTTACGACTCGCCAGGGCACAACACGCTGGGCCGCAACGAGGGCAAACCGACGATTCCAATGTACACGGTGCCGTTCATTGCCTATGCGTCGCCAAAATGGCGTGAAACCCACAACTGGAGCTTCGACAGCATCCACAGCCGTCCTTATTCCAGCTCGAACCTGATCCACACCTGGGCGCAACTGGCGGGCCTGAGCTTCGACGAACTGGACTCGACGAAGAGCCTGGTGAGCCTGGACTTCAAGGCGCGCCCTCGACTGATTGGCGACCCTTATGCGCAGAAAGGTTTGAGTGACTTCGCTGGCATGGAAAAGGCCGCGACTCAAGAGGCGCCGATGCCTGAAGTGGCGAACAAGTAA
- a CDS encoding TerC family protein: MEWLADPTAWLGLLTLIVLELVLGIDNLVFIAILADKLPPEQRDKARVLGLSLALIMRLGLLASISWMVTLTEPLLDVFGKSFSGRDLIMLFGGVFLLFKATMELHERLEGHVAQHSGTTTYALFWPIVAQIVVLDAVFSLDAVITAVGMVDELSVMMIAVVFSIGIMIIASKPLTAFVNAHPTVIMLCLGFLMMIGFSLTADGLGFHIPKGYLYAAIGFSILIEVFNQVARSRRKRSLKGNLPRRQRMAHAVLRLLGGRKPAVEDVGEDIADMLDGDGDVDEAIFDRRERVMISGVLQLAQKPVRSAMTARNDVDVIDLSDDEATIRQRLMASSYSRLPLIREGRVEEPLGFVHKKELLNALLAEAVPNLEHAARQALSVLDSFSVLNALDQMRAQSTHIAFVVNEFGDFVGILTMTDILESIAGELPDATEAEGPGLVEEGEGVLVNAAMNLTHLRERTGFKARATEEYQTLAGLIMSLLDRLPVMGDEVQWEGWNLKVVDVQERRVTRVLMHKTSV, translated from the coding sequence ATGGAATGGCTTGCGGACCCCACGGCCTGGCTGGGCCTGTTGACCCTGATCGTCCTTGAACTGGTATTGGGCATCGACAACCTCGTGTTCATCGCCATCCTGGCCGACAAATTGCCCCCCGAGCAGCGTGACAAGGCGCGGGTGCTGGGGCTGTCCCTGGCATTGATCATGCGCCTGGGGCTGCTGGCGAGTATTTCGTGGATGGTGACGCTCACCGAGCCGCTGCTCGACGTGTTCGGCAAAAGCTTCTCCGGCCGCGACCTGATCATGCTGTTCGGCGGGGTGTTCCTGCTGTTCAAGGCGACCATGGAACTGCACGAACGACTCGAAGGCCATGTCGCTCAGCATTCGGGCACCACGACGTACGCGCTGTTCTGGCCCATCGTCGCGCAGATCGTCGTGCTTGACGCCGTCTTCTCCCTGGACGCGGTGATCACGGCGGTCGGCATGGTGGACGAGTTGTCGGTGATGATGATCGCGGTGGTGTTCTCCATCGGCATCATGATCATTGCCAGCAAGCCGCTGACGGCCTTCGTCAACGCACACCCGACGGTGATCATGCTGTGCCTGGGTTTCCTGATGATGATCGGCTTCAGCCTGACCGCCGACGGCCTCGGGTTTCATATCCCGAAAGGCTACCTGTACGCGGCGATTGGCTTCTCGATCCTCATCGAGGTGTTCAACCAGGTCGCGCGCTCGCGTCGCAAACGCAGCCTGAAAGGCAACCTGCCGCGCCGCCAGCGCATGGCCCACGCCGTGCTGAGGCTGTTGGGCGGCCGCAAACCCGCTGTCGAAGACGTGGGTGAGGACATCGCCGACATGCTCGACGGCGATGGCGATGTGGACGAAGCCATTTTCGACCGGCGTGAGCGGGTGATGATCAGCGGCGTGTTGCAGCTGGCGCAAAAGCCGGTCCGCAGCGCCATGACCGCCCGCAACGACGTTGACGTGATCGATCTGTCAGATGACGAAGCGACCATCCGTCAACGTCTGATGGCGTCGTCCTACTCGCGCCTACCGCTGATTCGTGAGGGGCGCGTAGAAGAACCTCTCGGCTTCGTGCACAAAAAGGAACTGCTTAACGCGTTGCTCGCCGAAGCAGTGCCGAACCTGGAACACGCGGCGCGCCAGGCCCTCAGCGTGCTCGACAGTTTTTCGGTCCTCAACGCGCTGGATCAGATGCGTGCGCAATCGACTCACATTGCATTCGTGGTCAACGAGTTCGGCGACTTCGTCGGCATCCTCACCATGACCGACATCCTTGAATCCATTGCAGGCGAACTCCCGGACGCGACCGAGGCTGAGGGGCCTGGTCTGGTCGAGGAGGGCGAGGGCGTGTTGGTGAACGCCGCCATGAACCTGACTCACCTGCGCGAACGCACCGGTTTCAAGGCTCGTGCTACCGAGGAATATCAGACGCTGGCCGGGCTGATCATGAGCCTGCTTGACCGGTTGCCGGTCATGGGCGACGAGGTGCAGTGGGAGGGGTGGAATCTCAAGGTGGTTGACGTGCAGGAGCGGCGCGTGACCCGCGTGCTGATGCACAAGACGTCTGTCTGA
- a CDS encoding GNAT family N-acetyltransferase yields the protein MQAPEVLVLQASYTNPVHAEAIGFLINQYAEDAMGGGESLSQDAREQLALELAKRPHAFSVLAFISGEPVGLVNCFEGFSTFACRPLVNIHDVVVIASSRGLGISQKMLAKVEEIARQRGCCKMTLEVLEGNEVAQGAYRKLGFSDYQLDPKMGKALFWQKAL from the coding sequence ATGCAAGCCCCTGAGGTTCTGGTCCTGCAAGCCAGCTATACCAATCCGGTCCACGCAGAAGCCATCGGTTTCCTGATCAATCAATATGCCGAAGACGCCATGGGCGGCGGCGAGTCGCTGTCTCAGGACGCCCGTGAACAGTTGGCGCTCGAACTGGCCAAGCGTCCCCACGCGTTCAGCGTTTTGGCGTTCATCTCTGGCGAGCCGGTTGGGCTGGTCAACTGCTTCGAAGGGTTCTCCACCTTCGCCTGCCGTCCGCTGGTGAACATTCACGATGTGGTGGTCATCGCGTCTTCCCGTGGTCTGGGCATCAGCCAGAAGATGCTGGCCAAGGTCGAGGAAATCGCCCGCCAGCGCGGTTGCTGCAAAATGACGCTGGAAGTGCTGGAGGGCAATGAAGTCGCCCAGGGTGCTTACCGCAAGCTGGGTTTCTCGGACTATCAGCTCGATCCGAAGATGGGCAAGGCGCTGTTTTGGCAGAAGGCGTTGTAG